The following are from one region of the Cloacibacterium normanense genome:
- the rsmH gene encoding 16S rRNA (cytosine(1402)-N(4))-methyltransferase RsmH, with the protein MYHNPVLLKESIDALITNPDGVYVDVTFGGGGHSREILKRLSSKGKLYSFDQDLDALNNSIDDERFTLINQNFRFLENSLLMYGVTEVDGILGDLGVSSHQFDAAERGFSTRSDAPLDMRMNVMQHLDARKVVNEYEEEHLADIFYYYGEIREARKLAREIVHARKSKEIVTTEDLKKVFSYIPQFKQNKFFAQLFQAIRIEVNQELEVLKEMLLQSYKILKKEGRLVVISYHSLEDRLVKRFLKNGMFEGEPERDIYGNYAKAFELLKSKAIIPTEEEIEENSRARSAKMRIGIKI; encoded by the coding sequence ATGTATCACAATCCTGTATTATTAAAGGAAAGTATAGACGCTCTCATCACTAATCCTGATGGAGTTTATGTAGATGTAACTTTCGGTGGAGGTGGTCATTCTCGTGAAATATTAAAAAGACTTTCCAGCAAAGGAAAACTATACAGTTTTGACCAAGATTTAGACGCTCTCAACAACTCTATTGATGATGAGAGATTTACATTAATCAATCAGAATTTTAGATTTTTAGAAAATTCTCTTTTGATGTACGGCGTAACTGAAGTAGACGGAATTTTAGGAGATTTAGGCGTTTCTTCTCATCAATTCGATGCTGCAGAACGTGGCTTTTCCACCAGAAGTGATGCGCCTCTAGACATGAGAATGAACGTGATGCAACATCTAGACGCGAGAAAAGTAGTGAATGAATATGAAGAAGAACATTTGGCCGATATTTTCTACTACTATGGCGAAATAAGAGAAGCCAGAAAACTGGCTAGAGAAATTGTTCATGCTAGGAAATCAAAGGAAATTGTAACCACCGAAGATTTGAAAAAAGTCTTTAGTTATATTCCACAATTTAAGCAGAATAAATTTTTTGCACAGTTGTTCCAAGCGATTAGAATAGAGGTAAACCAAGAGCTAGAAGTTTTAAAAGAAATGCTGCTACAATCTTATAAAATCTTAAAAAAAGAAGGAAGATTAGTCGTAATTTCTTATCATTCTTTAGAAGACAGATTGGTAAAACGTTTCCTAAAAAACGGAATGTTCGAAGGAGAACCAGAACGAGACATTTATGGAAATTATGCTAAAGCTTTTGAATTGTTAAAAAGCAAAGCCATCATTCCAACAGAAGAAGAAATAGAAGAAAATTCCAGAGCAAGAAGCGCAAAAATGCGTATAGGAATAAAAATATAA
- the mraZ gene encoding division/cell wall cluster transcriptional repressor MraZ has translation MIHFYETYECKIDDKGRIKLPSSLVKLLQSSEDKNFVIKRAVFQNCLEVYPMQPWEKLMKKINGLNRFVKKNADFIRMFTAGVKNVELDSSERILIPKDLKQFANLHKEIVISGAGELFEIWDKEAYEKVIATNEVDFGKLTEEVMGDINFDKE, from the coding sequence ATGATTCATTTCTACGAAACATACGAATGCAAGATTGATGACAAAGGCAGAATAAAGCTTCCTTCGTCATTAGTAAAACTACTGCAAAGTTCTGAGGATAAGAACTTTGTAATTAAGCGTGCTGTGTTTCAGAATTGCTTAGAAGTTTACCCGATGCAGCCTTGGGAAAAACTGATGAAAAAGATAAACGGACTTAACCGTTTCGTGAAAAAGAATGCAGATTTCATCAGAATGTTTACCGCCGGTGTAAAAAACGTAGAGCTGGATTCTTCTGAGAGAATTCTTATTCCAAAAGATTTGAAACAATTTGCCAATCTTCATAAAGAAATCGTGATTTCTGGAGCGGGTGAACTGTTTGAAATTTGGGACAAAGAAGCGTATGAAAAAGTAATTGCTACTAACGAAGTTGATTTCGGGAAACTAACCGAAGAAGTGATGGGCGACATCAATTTTGACAAAGAATAA
- a CDS encoding FtsL-like putative cell division protein — translation MAKRVTYNKKPKKLTFMDIMKGNFLNRDEVKVHYKYFLLIFSLLMIMIYSNHLVNKKIETVNQLKEQAEEYKSRNAYAQSRLIKVRMESELSKEMEGDSLMSLENHPHKLLIKVDSLENGDK, via the coding sequence GTGGCAAAAAGAGTAACATATAATAAAAAACCGAAGAAACTTACTTTCATGGATATCATGAAGGGGAATTTCTTAAATCGTGATGAAGTAAAAGTTCATTACAAATATTTTTTACTCATTTTTTCCTTGTTGATGATTATGATTTACAGCAATCACTTGGTCAACAAAAAAATAGAAACCGTAAACCAACTTAAAGAACAGGCAGAAGAATATAAATCTAGAAATGCTTACGCACAGAGCAGGCTGATTAAAGTAAGAATGGAAAGTGAATTGAGCAAAGAAATGGAAGGTGATTCTTTGATGTCTTTAGAAAATCATCCACATAAACTTTTAATAAAAGTAGACAGTTTAGAAAATGGCGATAAATAG
- a CDS encoding UDP-N-acetylmuramoyl-L-alanyl-D-glutamate--2,6-diaminopimelate ligase: protein MILSELLHKIPVLETFGNLSSEVSEIVFDSRKVTEGSLYVAIKGTVSDGHSYISSAIEKGAKTIVCEVLPENLVEVINYIQVKNSSKTLGKLAANFYGNPSENLKLIGITGTNGKTTASTLLFDIFKNLGYQSALISTVEYRVGDEIIHSTHTTPDVIRLNQMLAKAVESGCEYAFMEVSSHGIHQDRIEGLHFAVAGFTNLTHDHLDYHKTFEEYLKTKKRFFDELPETAVAITNADDKNGDVMLQNTKAKKKDYALKTLADYHGKILEVDFNGMLLNFNGKEFWTTLTGKFNVYNLLLAFAIAVELGFNEEEVLQAISTLKRVKGRFETIKSDGGIFFIVDYAHTPDALENVLDSINEIRTKNERLITVFGCGGDRDHAKRPEMGKIATRKSTLAIITTDNPRTENPQEIIKEIEAGVEPQNFSKYTSIPDRREAIKMAIKFAEPKDIVLVAGKGHETYQEINGVRHHFDDKETIIELYKLMSK from the coding sequence ATGATTTTATCAGAATTATTACATAAAATTCCCGTTTTAGAAACTTTTGGAAATCTCAGTTCGGAAGTTTCAGAAATCGTTTTCGATAGCAGAAAAGTTACCGAAGGTTCACTTTATGTTGCTATAAAAGGAACAGTTTCAGACGGACATTCGTATATTTCTTCGGCAATCGAAAAGGGAGCAAAAACCATTGTTTGTGAAGTTTTACCAGAAAATTTAGTTGAAGTAATTAATTATATTCAAGTTAAAAATTCATCTAAAACTTTAGGCAAACTCGCTGCTAATTTTTATGGAAATCCTTCTGAAAATCTGAAATTAATCGGGATTACAGGAACCAACGGAAAAACCACCGCTTCTACTCTACTTTTTGATATTTTCAAAAATTTAGGTTATCAAAGTGCGCTGATTTCTACCGTAGAATACAGAGTTGGTGATGAAATTATTCATTCAACTCACACCACTCCAGATGTAATCCGATTGAATCAAATGTTGGCAAAAGCTGTAGAAAGCGGTTGCGAATATGCTTTTATGGAAGTTTCTTCTCACGGAATTCACCAAGACAGAATTGAAGGTTTACACTTTGCTGTAGCGGGTTTCACCAATCTTACGCATGATCATTTAGACTATCATAAAACGTTTGAAGAATACCTGAAAACCAAAAAAAGATTCTTTGACGAACTACCAGAAACTGCGGTAGCTATTACCAATGCTGATGATAAAAATGGTGATGTAATGCTACAAAATACCAAAGCGAAAAAGAAAGATTACGCTTTGAAAACTTTGGCAGATTATCACGGGAAAATATTAGAAGTAGACTTCAATGGAATGCTTCTGAATTTTAATGGAAAAGAATTCTGGACGACTTTAACTGGGAAATTCAATGTTTACAATTTGCTTTTGGCTTTTGCAATTGCGGTAGAATTAGGATTTAATGAAGAAGAAGTTTTACAAGCGATTTCAACGCTAAAAAGAGTGAAAGGCAGATTTGAAACCATAAAATCTGATGGCGGAATTTTCTTCATCGTAGATTATGCGCACACTCCAGATGCATTGGAAAATGTATTGGATTCCATCAACGAAATTAGAACCAAAAACGAAAGATTAATCACTGTTTTCGGTTGTGGTGGAGACAGAGACCACGCAAAAAGACCAGAAATGGGAAAAATTGCCACCAGAAAATCTACTTTGGCCATCATTACCACAGATAATCCGAGAACTGAAAATCCTCAAGAGATTATCAAAGAAATTGAAGCAGGTGTAGAACCGCAGAATTTCAGCAAATACACTTCTATTCCAGACAGAAGAGAAGCGATAAAGATGGCAATAAAATTCGCTGAGCCAAAAGATATTGTTCTCGTTGCAGGAAAAGGTCACGAAACGTATCAGGAAATCAATGGAGTGAGACATCATTTTGATGATAAAGAAACGATTATAGAACTATATAAATTGATGAGTAAATAA
- a CDS encoding penicillin-binding transpeptidase domain-containing protein: MAINSNEYDIKRGKALKWGYLFAGVAFIVFIMFLARILFLQNTNVEEFEDNYISKNYREATLKAARGNLFASDGSILATTVMRYDAYIDFKTIKDSVYDNNIGALTDSLSQMFGKPRVHYRKIFDEQKKKKNQYFSLVRGLDFDQYDRIKKFPIFSKKDKKTGKFKKNRCLIIDRKFRRELATAQIGAGTIGMDNEIGKSGLEGAFSKYLTGTDGKRLEQRINSSQWKPIDYWKVQDPIDGQDVYTTIDLRIQDIAHSALEKQLLHFEADHGSVLVMETATGKVRAMVNLRRNEEGNYIDAYNYALKDATEPGSTFKTVSLLAAMDDGFIDENTKINIGGISWTYYSQKITDSHAGGTYDISDILAQSSNIGAAKIITQHYADKPDVFLKHLKRWKLFEKLEIELPGVTKPSIVTPENKRWNKATLASLGYGYSVSLNLLQLTTFYNGIANKGKMVKPLFIEKIMKDGKTSYEAEPQVLVDKMASTEAINLMTAMLTKAVEKGTAKSIFTPNIKLAGKTGTARFEYWKPGPTKYQASFAGFFPADNPKYTCIVMVNQPKTSKGYYGSVVSAPVFKEIAGKVFLKTPLNVEKELLVDKKVNLNKMLEPNVKVNVKNGVLPNLKGLMGKNIIPQLENQGYRVDYKGVGKIKNQFPMAGTVINKNQRIYLELQN; this comes from the coding sequence ATGGCGATAAATAGTAATGAATATGATATCAAACGCGGTAAAGCGTTAAAATGGGGTTACCTTTTTGCAGGGGTAGCTTTCATCGTATTTATTATGTTTTTGGCGAGAATTCTTTTTCTACAAAATACCAATGTAGAAGAATTTGAAGACAATTATATCAGTAAAAATTACAGAGAAGCCACTTTAAAAGCTGCTCGTGGAAACCTTTTTGCATCAGATGGTTCTATTTTAGCAACTACCGTAATGAGATACGATGCGTATATCGATTTTAAAACCATCAAAGATTCTGTTTACGACAATAATATTGGCGCATTGACTGATTCATTGAGCCAAATGTTTGGCAAACCAAGAGTTCATTACAGAAAAATCTTTGACGAACAAAAAAAGAAAAAAAATCAATATTTTTCATTGGTAAGAGGTTTAGACTTCGACCAATATGACAGAATTAAAAAATTCCCAATTTTCAGTAAAAAAGATAAAAAAACAGGGAAATTTAAGAAAAATAGATGTCTCATTATCGATAGAAAATTCCGAAGAGAACTGGCAACAGCTCAAATTGGTGCTGGAACCATAGGAATGGATAACGAGATTGGAAAATCTGGCCTTGAAGGCGCCTTTTCTAAATATCTTACCGGAACAGATGGCAAAAGATTAGAGCAAAGAATCAATTCATCTCAGTGGAAACCAATTGATTACTGGAAAGTTCAAGACCCAATTGACGGTCAAGACGTATATACTACTATTGATTTAAGAATTCAAGATATTGCCCATTCTGCTTTAGAAAAACAACTGCTACATTTCGAAGCAGATCATGGTTCTGTTCTCGTGATGGAAACCGCTACAGGAAAAGTAAGAGCTATGGTAAACCTTAGAAGAAATGAAGAAGGAAATTATATAGATGCTTACAATTACGCATTGAAAGATGCTACAGAACCAGGCTCTACATTTAAAACGGTTTCGCTTTTAGCTGCAATGGACGATGGCTTCATAGATGAAAATACCAAAATAAACATTGGTGGAATCTCTTGGACTTATTACAGTCAAAAAATTACAGATTCTCACGCAGGTGGAACGTATGACATCAGTGATATTTTAGCACAATCAAGTAACATTGGTGCAGCAAAAATCATTACACAGCATTATGCAGATAAGCCAGATGTTTTCTTAAAGCATCTAAAAAGATGGAAACTTTTTGAAAAATTAGAAATCGAACTTCCAGGTGTTACTAAACCTTCAATTGTAACGCCAGAAAATAAAAGATGGAACAAAGCTACATTGGCTTCTCTAGGATATGGTTATAGTGTGAGCCTCAATTTATTACAGCTCACTACATTCTATAACGGAATTGCCAACAAAGGAAAAATGGTGAAACCGCTTTTCATAGAAAAAATCATGAAAGACGGTAAAACTTCATACGAAGCGGAACCTCAAGTTTTGGTAGACAAAATGGCTTCAACTGAGGCGATCAATCTAATGACTGCGATGCTTACCAAAGCGGTAGAAAAAGGAACCGCAAAAAGTATTTTTACGCCAAACATCAAATTGGCAGGAAAAACTGGAACCGCAAGATTTGAATATTGGAAACCAGGACCTACGAAATATCAGGCGAGTTTTGCAGGATTTTTCCCTGCAGATAATCCTAAATATACTTGTATTGTGATGGTAAACCAACCAAAAACATCAAAAGGATATTATGGTTCAGTAGTTTCGGCGCCAGTTTTTAAAGAAATTGCAGGAAAAGTGTTCCTTAAAACACCACTTAATGTAGAAAAAGAGCTTTTAGTTGATAAAAAGGTGAACCTTAATAAAATGCTAGAACCCAATGTAAAGGTAAACGTGAAAAACGGAGTTCTACCAAATCTAAAAGGTTTAATGGGCAAAAACATTATTCCACAATTAGAAAACCAAGGTTACCGAGTTGATTATAAAGGTGTTGGAAAAATAAAAAATCAGTTCCCGATGGCTGGAACTGTCATTAATAAAAACCAAAGAATTTATTTGGAATTACAGAATTAA
- a CDS encoding alpha/beta fold hydrolase yields the protein MIFNTKKEKKYTFIESGEGHPMVLLHGLMGGLSNFDKMITYFSERGYKVYVPQLPIYDLPVLNTNLTSIAKYVARFIKDKIGQPVTLMGNSMGGHIGLILTLANPELVHSLVLTGSSGLYEKSFGETFPRRGDRDYIKKKTEEVFFDPKVATDELVDEVFAVVNDRMKGIKTVLLAKSAIKHNMLHDLQKIKQPTCIIWGKQDGVTPPDVAEEMDRQIPNSDLFWLDECGHAAMMEKPEEFNEILYNWLKDKI from the coding sequence ATGATTTTTAATACCAAAAAGGAGAAGAAATATACATTTATAGAAAGCGGAGAAGGTCATCCTATGGTACTTCTACATGGATTGATGGGAGGCTTAAGTAATTTTGATAAAATGATTACTTATTTCTCAGAAAGAGGCTATAAAGTTTATGTTCCGCAACTTCCTATTTATGATTTGCCAGTGCTGAATACTAATCTTACCAGCATCGCAAAATATGTGGCAAGATTTATAAAAGATAAAATAGGACAACCTGTAACTTTAATGGGGAATTCTATGGGTGGTCATATTGGCCTTATTCTAACATTAGCTAATCCAGAGTTAGTGCATTCTTTAGTTTTAACAGGAAGTTCTGGTTTGTACGAAAAAAGTTTTGGAGAAACTTTCCCAAGAAGAGGAGACAGAGACTATATCAAAAAGAAAACAGAAGAAGTTTTCTTTGACCCGAAAGTAGCTACAGATGAATTAGTAGATGAGGTATTCGCAGTGGTAAATGATAGAATGAAAGGCATTAAAACAGTGCTTTTAGCGAAAAGTGCCATTAAACATAACATGTTGCATGATTTGCAAAAAATAAAACAACCAACTTGTATTATTTGGGGGAAACAAGACGGAGTGACTCCACCAGATGTAGCAGAAGAAATGGATAGACAAATTCCTAATTCAGATTTGTTCTGGTTAGATGAATGCGGTCACGCTGCGATGATGGAAAAGCCAGAAGAGTTTAATGAAATTCTTTACAACTGGTTAAAAGATAAAATTTAG
- the yihA gene encoding ribosome biogenesis GTP-binding protein YihA/YsxC, with product MIVKTVNFVKSSGKWQECPEPTIPEYAFIGRSNVGKSSLINTIMNHKDLAKTSQTPGKTQLINHFLVNENWYLTDLPGYGYAKVSKSLRKDFEKLITNYILNRKNLVNLFVLVDIRHTPQKIDLEFMEWCGENGVPFSIVFTKQDKLKPGAADRNVEVYKTKLLETWEDLPDIYITSAEKKMGGNEILKFIEKTNAYLVKNKVKFS from the coding sequence ATGATAGTAAAGACTGTAAACTTTGTAAAATCTAGTGGGAAATGGCAAGAATGCCCAGAACCTACGATTCCTGAATATGCTTTTATCGGGAGAAGTAACGTGGGGAAATCTTCGTTAATCAATACCATTATGAATCATAAAGATTTGGCAAAAACTTCGCAAACTCCTGGTAAAACACAATTGATTAATCATTTTTTGGTGAATGAAAATTGGTATCTCACCGATTTGCCTGGCTATGGTTATGCTAAGGTTTCTAAAAGTTTGAGAAAAGATTTTGAAAAACTCATCACCAATTATATTCTGAATAGAAAAAATTTGGTAAACCTTTTTGTTTTAGTTGATATAAGACACACTCCTCAAAAAATAGATTTAGAATTTATGGAATGGTGCGGAGAAAATGGGGTGCCGTTTTCTATTGTTTTTACCAAGCAAGATAAACTAAAACCTGGAGCTGCAGACAGAAATGTAGAAGTATATAAAACCAAACTTCTAGAAACTTGGGAAGATTTACCTGATATTTATATTACTTCTGCCGAAAAGAAAATGGGTGGCAATGAAATTCTGAAATTTATTGAAAAAACCAATGCTTATTTGGTTAAAAATAAAGTGAAGTTCTCCTAA
- a CDS encoding response regulator — protein sequence MMFNKVLIAEDHEIRNLGVIKTLEELQITDYEFVSYCDDAVSKLKTAISEEKPYDLLITDLSFDTDFREQKLSSGQELIAEVRQLQPNIKIIAFSIEKKPSIIDELFKKHHINGFVSKGRNDGKELKSAIKKVFENKIVIPQEIINSIRNNSFEFTNYDVYLVELLAKGWRQQEIEDHFKNTNIKPDSRSSIEKRLSELRESLSAKNNTEMVVLCKDLGII from the coding sequence ATGATGTTTAATAAAGTACTAATAGCCGAAGACCACGAAATCAGAAATCTAGGAGTCATCAAAACTCTAGAAGAATTGCAAATTACAGATTATGAGTTTGTAAGTTATTGTGATGATGCCGTTTCTAAACTAAAAACTGCCATTTCAGAAGAAAAACCTTATGATTTACTCATTACGGATTTATCTTTTGACACCGATTTCCGTGAGCAAAAATTGAGTTCTGGACAAGAACTCATCGCAGAAGTGAGACAATTGCAACCCAATATTAAAATCATCGCTTTTTCTATTGAGAAAAAACCTTCTATTATTGATGAACTTTTTAAAAAACATCACATCAATGGTTTTGTAAGCAAAGGCAGAAATGATGGGAAAGAACTGAAAAGTGCCATCAAAAAAGTTTTTGAAAACAAAATTGTGATTCCTCAAGAAATCATTAATTCCATCAGAAATAACTCATTTGAATTTACCAATTATGATGTGTATTTGGTAGAACTTTTGGCTAAAGGTTGGCGTCAACAAGAAATAGAAGACCATTTTAAAAACACCAATATAAAACCAGACAGCAGAAGTTCTATAGAAAAGAGATTAAGTGAACTCCGCGAAAGTTTAAGCGCCAAAAACAATACGGAAATGGTGGTGCTTTGTAAAGATTTGGGGATTATTTAA
- the mraY gene encoding phospho-N-acetylmuramoyl-pentapeptide-transferase: protein MLYYLYEYLTNHGIHIPGLNLLKYISFRAAFAVLLSLLIALVYGKKIINYLRNKQMGELVRDLGLEGQKQKEGTPTMGGLIIIFATIIPVLLFTKFNIYVLLLIVSMLWMGAIGFIDDYLKKIKKNKDGLSGIFKIIGQVGLGLIVGVTMYFHPDITIKRKYADAHEINRTSVSQNFAPAERETISTVPFMKNNEFDYSKILFWMDESSQEEWAWIIFIPLVIFIVTAVSNGANITDGIDGLAAGTSVVILGTLAFFAYLSGNIIFADYLNIMFLPNMGETTIFAVALIGATIGFFWYNTYPAQVFMGDTGSLMLGGVIAVLAIILRKELLIPVLCGIFLIENLSVMLQVAVFKYRKKKYGLEYAQNNRLFKMSPLHHHYQKSGFHESKIVNRMIIIGVMLAIVCLITLKIR from the coding sequence ATGTTGTACTATCTATACGAATATCTTACCAATCACGGAATTCACATTCCTGGATTAAACTTACTGAAATACATCTCTTTCAGAGCGGCTTTTGCTGTGCTTTTGTCATTGCTGATTGCTCTGGTTTATGGTAAAAAAATAATCAATTATCTGCGCAACAAACAGATGGGCGAATTGGTAAGAGATCTCGGGTTAGAAGGACAAAAACAAAAAGAAGGAACGCCAACTATGGGAGGTTTAATCATCATTTTTGCCACCATTATTCCTGTTCTTTTATTTACAAAATTTAATATTTATGTTCTTCTGTTAATAGTTTCTATGCTTTGGATGGGCGCCATCGGTTTCATAGACGATTATCTCAAAAAAATAAAGAAAAATAAAGACGGTTTAAGCGGAATTTTTAAAATTATTGGTCAAGTTGGTTTAGGGCTAATCGTAGGAGTTACCATGTATTTTCACCCAGACATTACCATCAAAAGAAAATATGCTGATGCTCACGAAATCAATAGAACCAGCGTTTCTCAAAACTTCGCTCCAGCAGAAAGAGAAACAATTTCTACCGTTCCATTTATGAAAAATAATGAATTTGACTACAGCAAAATTCTTTTCTGGATGGACGAATCTTCGCAAGAAGAATGGGCTTGGATTATTTTTATTCCACTGGTAATTTTCATTGTGACCGCTGTTTCTAATGGAGCCAATATTACAGACGGAATTGATGGACTTGCTGCAGGAACGAGTGTGGTAATTTTAGGAACACTTGCCTTTTTTGCCTACCTCTCAGGAAACATCATTTTCGCTGATTATCTGAATATTATGTTCCTTCCGAACATGGGAGAAACCACCATTTTCGCAGTTGCTCTAATTGGAGCAACCATAGGATTTTTTTGGTATAATACTTATCCAGCTCAAGTTTTTATGGGCGACACTGGTAGTTTGATGTTAGGAGGTGTAATTGCTGTTTTGGCAATTATTTTAAGAAAAGAATTATTGATTCCAGTTTTATGTGGGATTTTCTTAATCGAAAATCTTTCAGTAATGCTGCAAGTAGCAGTTTTTAAATACAGAAAGAAAAAGTACGGATTAGAGTACGCTCAGAATAACAGATTGTTTAAAATGTCTCCACTTCATCACCATTATCAGAAAAGTGGTTTCCATGAAAGCAAAATTGTTAACAGAATGATTATTATAGGAGTTATGTTGGCGATTGTTTGTTTAATAACACTGAAAATTAGATAA
- a CDS encoding GNAT family N-acetyltransferase has protein sequence MKDIIWKIKSFEELSIHELYEILKVRQEVFVVEQTCYYLDADDYDQKALHLFAEKEGKVVAYCRIFPEGVKYPETSIGRVLTHPDFRNLKLGKTLIQFALEAIKTRFNTTECRISAQDYLIKFYSDFGFQDTGKKYLEDDIPHTEMARK, from the coding sequence ATGAAAGACATTATCTGGAAAATAAAATCATTCGAAGAGCTATCAATTCATGAATTGTATGAGATTTTGAAAGTGAGACAAGAGGTTTTCGTGGTAGAGCAAACTTGTTATTACTTAGACGCAGATGATTATGATCAGAAAGCCCTTCATCTTTTTGCAGAAAAAGAAGGGAAAGTAGTAGCGTATTGTAGGATTTTTCCAGAAGGCGTAAAATATCCAGAAACTTCTATCGGAAGAGTTCTTACCCATCCTGATTTTAGAAATTTAAAATTAGGAAAAACTCTTATCCAATTTGCTTTAGAAGCTATAAAAACCAGATTTAACACCACTGAATGTAGAATTTCTGCACAAGATTACCTCATTAAATTTTACAGTGATTTTGGGTTTCAAGACACTGGGAAAAAATATCTGGAAGATGATATTCCACATACAGAAATGGCGAGAAAATAA
- the murD gene encoding UDP-N-acetylmuramoyl-L-alanine--D-glutamate ligase, translating into MKVVILGGGESGVGAAILAKTKGLEVFLSDKGEIKENYKKVLVENGIEFEEKNHDEERILAADWVIKSPGVPKKAEMVQKIKAKGIRLSSEIEFGAEFTNAKIIAITGSNGKTTTTSLIYHILKNDNLNVGLGGNIGKSFAMQVAQENFDYYVLEVSSFQLDDIQNFRPYISLLLNLSPDHLDQYNYNYEEYALAKFRIAENQENDNYFIYNKDDEMSQKLLQELDLRVKQIPFSMKEKLEEGGFTEEEKIVVKLHDEFSMKIEDLSLMGTHNVANSLAASIASKLLNISNESIRNSLMTFQAVEHRLEGVAEINGVKFINDSKATNVNATYYALESMKTPTVWIVGGTDKGNDYTEIEDLVKRKVKAIVCLGLDNSKIIEFFKDKKDIIVDTSSMEEAVKTAKSLAEKGDTVLLSPCCASFDLFNNYEHRGQLFKEEVLKNN; encoded by the coding sequence ATGAAAGTCGTAATTCTAGGAGGAGGAGAAAGTGGAGTGGGCGCTGCAATTTTGGCTAAAACTAAAGGTTTGGAAGTTTTTCTTTCAGACAAAGGCGAAATTAAAGAGAATTACAAAAAAGTTTTGGTAGAAAACGGAATCGAGTTTGAAGAAAAAAACCACGATGAAGAAAGAATTCTTGCTGCAGATTGGGTCATAAAATCTCCAGGAGTTCCTAAGAAAGCTGAAATGGTTCAAAAAATCAAAGCAAAAGGAATCAGACTATCTTCGGAGATAGAATTCGGTGCAGAATTTACCAATGCCAAAATCATCGCCATCACAGGAAGTAATGGGAAAACCACTACTACATCGCTCATTTATCACATTCTGAAAAATGACAATTTAAATGTAGGTTTAGGTGGGAACATCGGCAAAAGTTTCGCAATGCAAGTTGCGCAAGAGAATTTTGATTATTATGTACTGGAAGTTAGTAGCTTCCAACTGGATGATATTCAGAATTTTAGACCATATATTTCTTTATTGTTGAATTTGAGTCCAGATCATCTTGACCAATACAATTACAACTACGAAGAATATGCTTTGGCAAAATTTAGAATTGCCGAAAATCAAGAAAATGACAATTATTTCATCTACAATAAAGACGATGAAATGAGTCAAAAACTGCTTCAAGAATTAGATTTGCGAGTGAAGCAAATTCCTTTCTCTATGAAGGAAAAACTAGAGGAAGGTGGTTTTACAGAAGAGGAAAAAATTGTGGTAAAACTTCACGATGAGTTTTCTATGAAAATTGAAGATTTATCTCTGATGGGAACGCATAATGTTGCGAATAGTTTAGCTGCCTCTATTGCTAGTAAACTGTTGAATATCAGCAATGAAAGCATTAGAAATTCTCTGATGACTTTCCAAGCAGTAGAACACAGATTAGAAGGTGTAGCCGAAATTAATGGTGTAAAATTCATTAACGATTCTAAAGCAACCAATGTAAACGCTACCTACTATGCTTTAGAAAGCATGAAAACACCAACGGTTTGGATTGTTGGTGGAACAGACAAAGGAAATGATTATACGGAAATAGAAGATTTAGTAAAAAGAAAAGTAAAAGCGATTGTTTGTCTTGGATTGGATAATTCTAAAATTATAGAATTTTTCAAAGACAAAAAAGACATTATCGTAGATACTTCTAGCATGGAAGAAGCGGTGAAAACTGCAAAATCTTTAGCAGAAAAAGGCGACACAGTTTTACTTTCTCCTTGTTGTGCAAGTTTTGATTTATTCAATAACTATGAACATAGAGGACAATTATTTAAAGAAGAAGTTTTAAAAAATAATTAA